One genomic window of Paraburkholderia phytofirmans PsJN includes the following:
- a CDS encoding putative bifunctional diguanylate cyclase/phosphodiesterase, translated as MAFSEPRSPFFKWVVSSSQDLSADNRQILLANLFTRTASIVFASICEISVCATAYYLYPKALYASWGSAVVALLIARLVLIWLCCSRSAKGQPTPTSAFLFASLLWSVLFGYGTLLCNISGDQTLFLLGNVCAVGVIGGLAGRNAGTPRLVLLQITFILGLLAAGAALSPGSGKLVLLFQAPFCAAGFFTVALRSNRDTVALLLARENSHRLAHHDSLTGLPNRARISELLLERTEMGALRKDQSFAVLLIDLDGFKAINDSLGHAAGDQILQEAAIRLREVLPSGDLVGRLAGDEFVALSDGTGQARDVRILADRIVKTLARPFALREALVHIGASVGVSLYPEHAKTGPQLLICADRALYAVKRSGKSAFAIFDAAKHASDESLSLLRSDLEGALHSFSGLRMEYQPIVDLSSGAVTGREALMRWTHPTRGELSPSAFIPTAERTGLILSLGEWALLQSCKEAVTWRDKVTVAVNVSPVQLREESFASTVSAILRKTKLPPQRLNIEVTETVLLDDDVVTRRNVGRLRALGIGLALDDFGTGFSTMSTLVRFSFDKLKIDSSFVKESVHRRESAAVVRGIVALAREIGIPTTAEGIETQEQLDFVRVCGCTHAQGFLLGKPVQSHEIARIEEKVAAHSADKE; from the coding sequence ATGGCTTTCAGCGAACCAAGGTCTCCATTTTTCAAGTGGGTCGTCTCTTCCTCTCAGGATTTGAGCGCGGATAATCGCCAGATATTGCTTGCCAATCTGTTCACGCGAACCGCATCGATCGTGTTCGCGTCGATCTGTGAAATCAGCGTCTGCGCCACCGCTTACTACCTTTATCCCAAGGCTCTTTACGCGAGCTGGGGCAGTGCCGTTGTTGCATTGCTGATTGCCCGGCTCGTATTGATCTGGTTGTGCTGCTCGCGCAGCGCCAAGGGTCAGCCGACTCCTACCTCCGCGTTTCTGTTTGCGAGCCTCCTCTGGAGCGTACTGTTCGGCTACGGCACCTTGCTGTGCAATATCAGTGGAGACCAGACACTGTTCCTGCTTGGCAACGTTTGCGCCGTGGGCGTTATCGGCGGATTGGCCGGACGTAATGCGGGTACCCCTCGGCTCGTATTGCTGCAGATCACGTTCATTCTCGGGTTGCTGGCTGCCGGGGCGGCGCTGTCGCCCGGCTCCGGCAAACTGGTGCTGCTTTTCCAGGCGCCGTTCTGCGCCGCCGGGTTCTTTACGGTTGCGCTGCGCAGCAATCGCGACACGGTCGCGTTGCTTCTGGCGCGGGAAAACAGCCACCGGCTCGCCCATCACGACAGCCTCACCGGTTTGCCCAATCGCGCGCGTATCAGTGAACTGCTGCTCGAACGCACGGAGATGGGCGCGCTGCGTAAAGACCAATCGTTCGCTGTTCTACTGATCGATCTGGATGGATTCAAGGCCATCAATGACAGCCTGGGCCATGCCGCCGGCGATCAGATCCTTCAGGAGGCGGCAATTCGCTTGCGTGAAGTGTTGCCGAGCGGCGATCTCGTAGGACGCCTGGCCGGCGATGAGTTCGTGGCGCTTTCCGATGGCACGGGGCAGGCTCGCGACGTCCGCATTCTGGCGGACCGCATCGTAAAGACTTTGGCGCGCCCGTTCGCGCTGCGCGAGGCGCTGGTGCATATCGGCGCGAGCGTGGGTGTCTCGCTTTATCCAGAGCACGCGAAAACCGGCCCGCAACTGCTGATTTGCGCCGACCGCGCGTTGTATGCCGTGAAGCGCAGCGGCAAAAGCGCATTCGCTATTTTCGACGCGGCGAAGCACGCGTCGGATGAAAGCCTGAGTCTTCTGCGCAGCGATCTGGAAGGCGCGCTGCATTCGTTCAGCGGTTTGCGCATGGAGTACCAGCCCATCGTCGATCTCAGCAGCGGTGCGGTGACCGGTCGCGAGGCGCTGATGCGCTGGACCCACCCCACGCGCGGCGAACTGTCGCCGTCCGCGTTCATTCCCACCGCTGAACGTACGGGCCTCATTCTGTCCTTGGGCGAGTGGGCTTTGCTGCAATCGTGCAAGGAAGCGGTGACGTGGCGAGACAAAGTCACCGTCGCCGTGAATGTATCGCCGGTGCAATTGCGGGAGGAGTCGTTTGCTTCGACCGTTTCGGCGATTCTCCGCAAGACGAAGCTTCCGCCGCAACGCCTGAATATCGAGGTCACGGAGACGGTGCTGCTGGACGACGATGTCGTGACCCGGCGCAATGTCGGCAGGCTGCGTGCGTTAGGCATCGGTCTCGCGCTCGACGATTTCGGCACAGGCTTTTCGACCATGTCGACGCTCGTGCGCTTTTCGTTCGACAAGCTCAAGATCGATAGCTCGTTCGTCAAGGAGTCCGTGCATCGTCGAGAATCGGCGGCGGTAGTGCGCGGGATCGTCGCGTTGGCGCGGGAAATCGGCATACCGACTACGGCTGAAGGCATCGAGACGCAAGAGCAGCTGGACTTCGTGCGCGTATGCGGATGTACGCATGCTCAAGGCTTTCTGCTCGGCAAGCCGGTGCAAAGCCACGAGATTGCGCGGATCGAAGAAAAGGTTGCCGCGCATTCCGCGGATAAAGAATGA
- a CDS encoding purple acid phosphatase family protein — translation MSNRKIAKASPTDQGASIVSRRGFLKFAGASSLASAAGTLSSAARAANSVPDGTPEQVHLTWGNDPTREVTVSWASLAPAVNPQVRVSGAREGKHTVHGVQSTYTDGLNGEIVFTYHARLRDLKPDTSYEYEVSADNDSNAAQPFTASFRTAPRGRAPFRWTSYGDLATPNTGWVLSSPQSRFAVQAVERFQPLFHLLNGDLCYANLNPTHQPDVWRDFGNNCQTSASNRPWMPCPGNHELEFHNGEQGLASYLARYTLPDNHTRFQGRWYSFRVSSVLFISLDADDVVYQDAAAFVAGPDPLVPVASTGNPPIQPGTSLYVRGYSAGEQTRWLEKTLHHAAGDDEVDWIIVQMHQDALSSSKTGNGSDKGIREAWLPLFDRYGVDLVLCGHDHDYERSYPVRGCNHNKGTDIATGRPVDTLQPKPVMSAVSPGASTFDTSHGTIHLILGGGGTSAPLDVYGVDAGTGLPQARIFTRPNRPVAGATAGTFVRASADAVEDAIWSAQRDTGTGYGIAVFDHDPGHPGGETTITMNYYHAPGADQVPTQNYELFETVELKKKRRG, via the coding sequence ATGTCGAACAGAAAAATCGCTAAGGCTTCGCCGACCGATCAAGGCGCTTCCATCGTCTCGCGTCGTGGGTTTCTGAAGTTTGCCGGCGCGTCCAGTCTCGCTTCGGCGGCGGGCACGCTTTCATCGGCCGCGCGCGCGGCGAACAGCGTACCCGACGGCACACCGGAGCAGGTCCATCTGACCTGGGGCAACGATCCGACCCGCGAGGTCACGGTGTCATGGGCGTCGCTTGCGCCGGCGGTCAACCCGCAGGTGCGCGTGAGCGGCGCACGCGAGGGGAAACATACGGTGCATGGCGTCCAAAGCACCTATACAGACGGCCTCAACGGCGAGATCGTGTTCACATATCACGCGCGTCTGCGAGACCTGAAACCCGATACGAGCTACGAATACGAGGTGAGCGCCGACAACGACAGCAACGCGGCGCAACCCTTCACGGCCAGTTTCCGTACTGCGCCGCGCGGACGCGCGCCGTTTCGCTGGACCAGCTATGGCGATCTCGCCACGCCGAATACCGGCTGGGTTTTGTCGTCGCCGCAAAGCCGCTTCGCGGTGCAGGCGGTCGAGCGCTTTCAGCCGCTGTTTCACTTGCTCAACGGCGACCTGTGTTACGCCAATCTGAATCCGACGCACCAGCCGGACGTGTGGCGCGACTTCGGCAACAACTGCCAGACGTCCGCGTCGAACCGGCCGTGGATGCCGTGTCCGGGCAACCACGAGCTCGAGTTTCACAACGGCGAACAGGGCCTTGCTTCGTATCTCGCGCGCTATACGCTGCCGGACAATCACACGCGCTTTCAGGGCCGCTGGTACAGCTTCCGCGTAAGCTCCGTGCTGTTCATTTCGCTTGATGCCGACGATGTCGTCTATCAGGACGCGGCCGCGTTCGTCGCCGGCCCGGACCCGCTGGTGCCGGTTGCGAGCACCGGCAATCCGCCCATTCAACCCGGCACGTCGCTCTATGTGCGCGGCTATAGCGCCGGTGAGCAGACGCGCTGGCTCGAGAAGACACTGCATCATGCTGCCGGAGACGACGAGGTCGACTGGATCATCGTGCAGATGCATCAGGACGCGCTGAGTTCGTCGAAGACCGGCAACGGGTCCGATAAGGGCATCCGCGAGGCCTGGTTGCCGCTGTTCGATCGCTACGGCGTGGACCTGGTGCTGTGCGGTCACGATCATGACTACGAGCGCAGCTACCCCGTGCGCGGTTGCAACCACAATAAGGGCACCGACATCGCGACCGGCCGGCCGGTGGATACGTTGCAGCCGAAACCGGTGATGTCGGCGGTGTCGCCGGGCGCATCGACGTTCGATACGAGCCACGGCACCATTCACCTGATTCTCGGCGGCGGCGGCACGAGCGCGCCACTGGACGTCTATGGCGTGGATGCCGGCACAGGGCTGCCGCAGGCGCGTATTTTCACGCGGCCCAACCGCCCGGTGGCCGGCGCGACGGCCGGGACTTTCGTGCGCGCGAGCGCGGACGCCGTGGAAGACGCGATCTGGTCGGCGCAACGCGATACCGGCACCGGTTACGGTATCGCGGTGTTCGATCATGATCCGGGGCATCCGGGCGGCGAGACCACGATCACGATGAACTACTATCACGCGCCCGGCGCGGATCAAGTACCGACGCAAAACTACGAATTGTTCGAGACGGTGGAGTTGAAAAAGAAGCGGCGCGGATAA
- a CDS encoding nucleoside 2-deoxyribosyltransferase has protein sequence MPRVYCAGPLFNAAERSEMDSIAATLEAAGLTTFLPHRDGLEFAKLKPELEKLGASVEEAAKLLDRAIFSLDTYQLLRRCDVVVANLNGRVADEGTVVEASLAWHAGKPLVLFKADARSMLSGSDNPMLTGLGDFDVVDQLSALPQAVLDAIKRDRSGRVEGTLESGAEIASLRESGGELSALAKTLYSAFKKP, from the coding sequence ATGCCACGAGTGTATTGCGCGGGTCCGCTCTTCAACGCAGCCGAACGAAGCGAAATGGATTCGATTGCAGCCACGCTGGAGGCTGCCGGTTTGACGACATTTCTTCCGCATCGCGACGGTCTGGAGTTCGCGAAGCTGAAGCCGGAACTCGAGAAGCTCGGCGCGTCGGTTGAAGAAGCCGCGAAGCTGCTCGACCGCGCCATCTTCAGTCTGGATACGTATCAGTTGCTCAGGCGTTGCGATGTGGTCGTCGCCAATCTCAACGGCCGCGTTGCCGATGAAGGCACGGTTGTCGAGGCGTCGTTGGCGTGGCACGCGGGCAAACCGCTCGTGCTCTTCAAGGCCGACGCGCGGTCCATGCTCAGCGGCTCCGACAATCCCATGCTCACGGGCTTGGGCGATTTCGACGTAGTCGACCAACTGTCCGCGCTGCCGCAGGCTGTTCTGGACGCGATCAAGCGCGATCGGAGTGGCAGAGTGGAAGGGACGCTTGAAAGCGGTGCGGAGATCGCGTCGCTTCGCGAGAGCGGTGGCGAGTTGAGCGCGCTCGCTAAGACGCTGTATAGCGCCTTCAAAAAACCATGA
- a CDS encoding Fur family transcriptional regulator, with the protein MQRVGRRFSIATTSINIHRILERARLRPTFPRVLVLEFFQEHARDHFTAEQVYKLLNEDIRNMSVATVYRVLGQLVDADLLSGVAFGDGRMVYELNDGTRHDHLVCTVCGRIYEFFDAEIEARQQSIANSLDFTVTGRQLVLFGMCAGCRKSGAQANAVARK; encoded by the coding sequence ATTCAGCGGGTCGGCCGCCGCTTCTCCATTGCCACGACATCCATCAACATTCATAGAATTCTGGAGCGAGCCCGCCTGCGGCCCACGTTCCCACGAGTCCTGGTGCTGGAGTTTTTTCAAGAGCACGCTCGTGACCACTTCACGGCCGAACAGGTCTATAAGCTTCTCAACGAGGACATACGCAACATGAGTGTCGCCACGGTCTATCGTGTGCTCGGCCAACTCGTGGACGCGGATCTATTGTCTGGGGTGGCCTTTGGCGACGGTCGCATGGTCTACGAGCTGAATGACGGAACCCGGCACGATCATCTCGTCTGCACGGTCTGCGGTCGAATCTATGAGTTCTTCGATGCGGAAATCGAGGCGCGACAGCAGTCTATTGCGAACAGCCTCGACTTCACGGTGACGGGACGTCAGTTGGTTTTGTTCGGCATGTGTGCCGGCTGTAGAAAGAGCGGTGCGCAGGCAAATGCGGTAGCGAGGAAATAG
- a CDS encoding porin, whose protein sequence is MKKSLLAAALFGAFAMSAHAQSSVTLYGLIDTGLVYTNNQFGHSNWQMVSSSTQNTVFGLKGSEDLGGGLHAVFKLEQGFLLNNGAQAFSGDGFGSQAWVGLQSDPYGTLTFGRQFDVMNDLVGPLTAEFNTSGGSMAAHPFENDNLAANSVVINNSVKYASPTYRGVTFETMYSFSNKAGDFGNNRSYGFGVSYAQGPVNLAAGYLQLNNAGNGAGAVTSGDASANFIAQRQRIWSLGGNYTFGPATVGLVWSHAQIDNASGVFSFGTGSYLGSGDTSAGSLGGSLRLDNYEVNAKYALTPALSVSGAYTYTHGAYNGSSPGWNTAMLQTDYSISKRTDFYLEGVYQNVHGAPADSVLSHAMINTLSPSATNTQVAVTVGMRHAF, encoded by the coding sequence ATGAAAAAGTCTTTACTCGCGGCCGCGCTCTTCGGCGCATTTGCGATGTCGGCGCATGCGCAAAGCAGCGTGACGCTCTACGGCCTCATCGATACAGGATTGGTTTATACGAACAATCAGTTTGGGCATAGCAACTGGCAGATGGTGAGCAGCTCGACCCAGAACACGGTCTTCGGTCTCAAGGGCTCAGAGGATCTGGGTGGCGGCCTGCACGCGGTCTTCAAACTCGAGCAAGGTTTCCTGCTGAACAACGGAGCGCAGGCATTCTCCGGCGATGGTTTCGGTTCTCAGGCATGGGTCGGCCTGCAAAGCGATCCGTACGGCACCTTGACGTTCGGCCGCCAGTTCGACGTGATGAACGACCTCGTCGGACCGCTCACCGCGGAGTTCAACACGTCGGGCGGCAGCATGGCCGCGCATCCGTTCGAAAACGACAATCTTGCTGCGAATTCCGTCGTGATCAACAACTCGGTGAAGTACGCGAGCCCGACTTATCGCGGCGTGACGTTCGAAACGATGTACTCGTTCAGCAACAAGGCGGGCGACTTCGGGAATAACCGGTCTTACGGTTTCGGCGTTTCGTATGCGCAAGGTCCGGTGAATCTTGCCGCCGGCTATCTGCAACTGAACAACGCGGGCAATGGCGCCGGCGCGGTGACTTCGGGCGATGCAAGCGCGAACTTCATCGCACAACGCCAGCGTATCTGGTCGCTGGGTGGCAACTACACGTTCGGGCCGGCCACGGTCGGGCTGGTTTGGAGCCACGCTCAGATCGACAACGCGTCGGGCGTGTTCTCGTTCGGCACGGGCAGCTACCTCGGTTCGGGCGATACATCGGCTGGATCGCTGGGCGGTTCGCTGCGGCTCGACAACTACGAGGTGAACGCAAAGTACGCGCTTACGCCGGCGTTGAGCGTTTCCGGCGCGTACACGTACACACATGGCGCGTATAACGGCTCGTCGCCGGGATGGAACACGGCCATGCTGCAAACCGACTACTCGATCAGCAAACGCACGGACTTCTATCTCGAAGGCGTCTATCAGAACGTGCACGGCGCGCCTGCGGACTCCGTCCTCTCGCATGCCATGATCAACACGTTGTCGCCGTCCGCGACCAACACGCAAGTGGCGGTCACCGTGGGCATGCGTCACGCGTTCTAA
- a CDS encoding DsbA family oxidoreductase has translation MTQALTIDFVSDIACPWCAIGLSSLQRALSRLGDAVDAQIVVHPFELNPDMGPDGETIVDYLSKKYGRTPEQIAEAQAAIRERGASVGFTFGPRTRVYNTFDAHRLLHWAGIEGKQLALKSALLQAYHSDGKDPSDHEVLVEAAQSVGLDAVKARDVLQNGTYAAEVRAEERNNEAMGIQSVPAIIFNRRYLVSGGQPVETFEQAIQQILAEAENEGSQDT, from the coding sequence ATGACCCAAGCGCTCACAATCGATTTTGTCTCCGATATCGCATGCCCATGGTGCGCGATCGGCCTCTCCTCGCTCCAACGCGCGCTCTCGCGTCTTGGCGATGCCGTCGACGCGCAAATCGTCGTGCATCCGTTCGAATTGAATCCGGACATGGGACCGGACGGCGAGACCATTGTCGACTATCTCAGCAAGAAATATGGCCGTACGCCGGAGCAGATCGCCGAAGCGCAGGCCGCGATCCGCGAGCGCGGTGCGAGCGTCGGATTTACTTTTGGCCCGCGCACCCGCGTGTACAACACCTTCGACGCGCACCGTCTGTTGCATTGGGCCGGCATCGAGGGTAAGCAGTTGGCGCTCAAGTCGGCGCTGCTGCAGGCCTATCATTCCGACGGCAAAGACCCGAGCGATCACGAAGTGCTGGTCGAAGCCGCACAGTCCGTTGGGCTGGATGCCGTGAAGGCGCGTGACGTACTGCAAAACGGAACCTATGCCGCTGAAGTTCGCGCAGAGGAACGGAATAACGAGGCAATGGGTATTCAGTCGGTGCCGGCCATTATCTTCAACCGTCGCTACCTGGTGAGTGGCGGACAGCCTGTCGAAACTTTCGAGCAGGCCATCCAGCAAATTCTGGCCGAAGCGGAAAACGAGGGTTCACAGGACACGTAA
- a CDS encoding DUF1330 domain-containing protein, whose product MSKGYWVTSYRATKDATKLAAYAQLAVPAVTAAGGKFIVRGAAEEAREQGLKERTVVIEFPTYEAAIAAYDSELYKKALAALGDGVERDLRIVRGTE is encoded by the coding sequence ATGAGCAAGGGATATTGGGTGACGTCATATCGCGCGACGAAGGACGCAACCAAACTGGCCGCGTACGCGCAGCTTGCGGTACCCGCGGTGACGGCTGCCGGCGGCAAGTTCATCGTGCGTGGCGCAGCGGAAGAGGCTCGTGAGCAAGGCTTGAAGGAGCGGACGGTCGTGATCGAGTTTCCGACCTACGAAGCGGCCATCGCCGCTTACGACAGCGAACTCTACAAGAAAGCGCTGGCGGCATTGGGCGACGGCGTCGAGCGCGATCTGCGGATTGTGCGCGGCACGGAGTAA
- a CDS encoding carbohydrate ABC transporter permease — MSLSVKMKRSLWCWLALSPLVVVVLFPFAVMLFTALKPASEIFVYPARWLPVHWQWSNFSDMWVAANFGVALRNSTVISLLSTALALAVSLPAAYALARFPFRGRGLYRQFLLVTQMLSPILLVVGLFRLAAMIPYGDGNLVDSKIGVIVSYAAFNIAFAVWMLSSYFQTVPRDLEESAWLEGCGRTKAVFKVFLPLAVPAIVVTAIFTFINAWNEFAVVYTLIRSPENKTLTVQVTDMVAGKYVVQWHLVMAATLCATLPVSVVFAWLQRYLVKGLALGAVK, encoded by the coding sequence ATGAGTCTCAGCGTCAAGATGAAGCGCTCGCTGTGGTGCTGGCTCGCGCTGTCGCCGCTGGTCGTAGTAGTGTTGTTTCCGTTTGCCGTCATGCTGTTCACCGCGTTGAAGCCGGCTTCGGAGATTTTTGTGTATCCGGCGCGCTGGTTGCCGGTGCATTGGCAGTGGAGCAATTTCTCCGATATGTGGGTGGCGGCGAATTTCGGCGTGGCGCTGCGCAATAGCACGGTGATCAGTTTGCTATCGACCGCGCTTGCGCTGGCCGTCAGCTTGCCGGCGGCGTACGCGTTAGCCAGATTCCCGTTTCGCGGACGCGGGCTCTACCGTCAGTTTCTGCTCGTCACGCAGATGTTGTCGCCGATTCTGCTCGTGGTCGGCCTGTTCCGGCTGGCAGCGATGATTCCTTATGGCGACGGCAACCTGGTCGATTCCAAGATCGGCGTGATCGTCTCTTACGCGGCCTTCAACATCGCGTTTGCCGTGTGGATGCTGTCCTCGTACTTTCAGACGGTGCCGCGGGATCTGGAAGAGTCCGCGTGGCTCGAAGGGTGCGGACGGACCAAGGCGGTCTTCAAAGTGTTCCTGCCGCTCGCGGTGCCTGCGATCGTCGTCACCGCGATCTTCACGTTCATCAATGCGTGGAACGAGTTTGCCGTGGTCTATACCTTGATCCGCTCACCCGAGAACAAGACGCTGACCGTGCAGGTGACCGACATGGTCGCTGGGAAATACGTGGTCCAGTGGCACCTGGTGATGGCGGCCACGCTCTGCGCGACGTTGCCGGTTTCCGTGGTATTCGCGTGGTTGCAGAGGTATCTGGTGAAGGGGCTCGCGTTGGGCGCCGTGAAATAG
- a CDS encoding carbohydrate ABC transporter permease — protein MSRSASSRLQAPWLLIAPSLVLALFIISYPIFNIVWQSLHEVSRFGAIRDFTGLQNFYTIFSDPAFLAAARRTLVWTICVVGGTVLISVPVALVLNQDFYGRGVARTIVMLPWSVSLTMTAVVWRWAFNDDYGMVNVTLQRLGLISGPIHWLATPELAFPVEIAVGILVSVPFTVTILLGGLSSVPGDIYEAARMDGASAWQQFRKLTMPLLRPFINMTILLNVIYVFNSFPIIWVMTQGGPDNSTHILVTYLYELGFRLGRPGEAAAVSLIMLVMLFIFSIAYLRLQPAKEGDPS, from the coding sequence ATGAGCCGCTCCGCTTCTTCGCGCCTGCAAGCGCCCTGGTTGCTGATTGCGCCGAGTCTGGTACTGGCGCTTTTCATCATCAGCTATCCGATTTTCAACATCGTGTGGCAATCGCTGCACGAGGTCTCGCGCTTCGGCGCGATTCGCGACTTCACTGGTCTGCAGAATTTCTACACGATCTTCAGCGACCCCGCGTTTCTTGCCGCCGCCCGGCGGACCCTTGTCTGGACTATTTGCGTGGTGGGCGGCACGGTGCTGATCTCGGTGCCCGTTGCGCTGGTGCTCAACCAGGATTTCTATGGACGCGGTGTGGCGCGCACGATCGTCATGTTGCCGTGGTCCGTCTCGCTGACCATGACCGCCGTGGTCTGGCGCTGGGCCTTCAACGACGACTACGGCATGGTCAACGTCACGTTGCAGCGGCTCGGCCTGATCAGCGGCCCGATTCATTGGCTGGCCACACCGGAGCTCGCGTTTCCCGTCGAAATCGCAGTCGGCATTCTGGTGTCGGTTCCATTTACGGTGACGATTCTGCTAGGCGGTTTGTCCTCGGTGCCCGGCGATATTTACGAAGCCGCACGCATGGACGGCGCAAGCGCCTGGCAGCAATTTCGCAAACTCACCATGCCGCTGTTACGGCCGTTCATCAACATGACGATTCTGTTGAACGTGATCTATGTGTTCAACTCGTTTCCGATCATCTGGGTGATGACGCAGGGCGGCCCCGACAACAGCACGCACATTCTCGTCACGTATCTTTATGAGCTCGGCTTCCGGCTCGGGCGTCCCGGCGAAGCCGCGGCGGTGTCGCTGATCATGCTCGTCATGCTGTTCATTTTCTCGATCGCCTATCTGCGCCTGCAGCCCGCGAAAGAAGGAGATCCGTCATGA
- a CDS encoding ABC transporter substrate-binding protein — MSLHARASLALGKVAVALAFAGIAVAAHADTVRVTVAHYSDATAPYFEKMARNFEKANPGTTIKIEDVNWDTLQQKLQTDISGNANADLAIVGTRWLLDFVKDDVAEPLDGYMDANFKSRFIGPFLAPGEINGKVYGLPIAASARGLYYNKDLLAKVGYPDGPKTWNDVIEASKKLKAQGIAGFGLQGKEIETDVYYYYALWTNGGDVVGKDGKAAFNSPAGIKAATLYKTMIDQGLTQPGVTGYSREDVQNLFKQGRVAMMISAPFLAKQIKKEAPNLKYGIDPIPMGTTHATYAVTDSIVMFKNSKVKKSAWKFLDYLFTKEPRVEFTTTEGFLPTTKAEATDPAFNDPDTKAFVALLPTAHFAPTVTGWEDTAKAVTDAMQSIYLGKAKPADALNAAAAQANKSLGK; from the coding sequence ATGTCGTTGCATGCCCGTGCTTCCCTCGCGCTAGGCAAAGTTGCCGTGGCGCTCGCGTTTGCAGGTATCGCCGTCGCGGCTCACGCCGACACGGTTCGCGTGACCGTCGCGCACTACAGCGACGCGACCGCGCCGTACTTCGAAAAAATGGCCCGCAACTTCGAGAAGGCCAATCCCGGTACGACGATCAAGATCGAAGACGTGAACTGGGACACGCTGCAACAGAAACTGCAAACGGACATTTCCGGCAACGCCAACGCCGACCTCGCGATCGTCGGCACGCGCTGGCTGCTCGACTTCGTGAAGGACGATGTGGCCGAGCCGCTCGACGGCTACATGGACGCGAACTTCAAAAGCCGCTTCATCGGCCCGTTCCTCGCGCCGGGTGAAATCAACGGCAAGGTGTACGGCCTGCCGATCGCCGCGTCCGCGCGTGGGCTGTACTACAACAAAGACCTGCTCGCCAAGGTCGGCTATCCCGACGGTCCGAAGACCTGGAACGACGTGATCGAAGCGTCGAAGAAACTGAAGGCGCAGGGCATTGCCGGTTTCGGTCTGCAAGGCAAGGAAATCGAAACCGACGTCTACTATTACTACGCCCTGTGGACCAACGGCGGCGACGTGGTCGGCAAGGACGGCAAGGCGGCTTTCAATTCGCCGGCCGGCATCAAGGCAGCCACGCTGTACAAGACGATGATCGATCAGGGCCTGACGCAACCGGGCGTGACCGGCTATAGCCGTGAAGACGTGCAGAATCTGTTCAAGCAAGGCCGCGTTGCGATGATGATCTCCGCACCGTTCCTCGCCAAACAGATCAAGAAGGAAGCGCCGAACCTGAAGTACGGCATCGATCCGATTCCGATGGGCACGACGCACGCCACATACGCCGTCACCGACTCGATCGTGATGTTCAAGAACTCGAAGGTGAAGAAGTCGGCGTGGAAGTTCCTCGACTATCTGTTCACGAAGGAACCGCGCGTGGAGTTCACCACGACCGAAGGCTTCCTGCCGACCACCAAGGCTGAGGCAACCGATCCGGCATTCAACGACCCGGATACCAAGGCCTTCGTCGCGCTGCTGCCGACCGCCCACTTCGCGCCGACCGTGACCGGCTGGGAAGACACCGCGAAGGCCGTGACCGACGCAATGCAGTCGATTTATTTGGGCAAGGCGAAACCGGCCGACGCATTGAACGCGGCGGCCGCCCAGGCTAACAAGTCGCTCGGCAAGTAA
- a CDS encoding SDR family oxidoreductase translates to MNRVVLVTGACGGIGSVLCKRFVEQGDTVLALDIDAAALKALSEQLGEAHVTPIAVDLGDAAAVQQAVAAAVELRGPVDVLVANAGAAEGLTLATTDVASWQRDIHLNLNGTYHTVEAVRASMIERQQGALVLIGSVNGMAALGHPAYSAAKAGLISYTKALALELGRYGIRANIVCPGTVKTQAWQARVDKNPQVFEDLKKWYPLRDFATPDDIADAVLFLASPMARVITGVALPVDGGLMAGNRLMAEELTLESL, encoded by the coding sequence ATGAATCGTGTGGTGTTGGTAACGGGCGCTTGCGGCGGCATCGGCAGCGTGTTGTGCAAGCGCTTCGTGGAGCAGGGCGATACCGTGCTGGCGCTCGACATCGACGCCGCCGCGCTGAAAGCTTTGAGCGAGCAGCTCGGCGAGGCGCACGTCACGCCGATCGCGGTCGATCTCGGCGACGCCGCCGCAGTGCAGCAAGCGGTGGCCGCCGCGGTCGAACTGCGCGGTCCGGTCGATGTGCTGGTCGCCAACGCGGGCGCGGCCGAAGGTCTCACGCTCGCCACGACCGATGTCGCGAGCTGGCAGCGCGACATCCATCTGAATCTGAACGGCACGTATCACACGGTTGAAGCGGTGCGCGCGTCGATGATCGAGCGGCAGCAGGGCGCGCTCGTGCTGATCGGTTCGGTAAACGGCATGGCCGCGCTCGGTCATCCGGCGTACAGCGCGGCGAAGGCCGGGCTCATCAGTTATACGAAAGCGCTCGCGCTCGAACTAGGCCGCTACGGCATTCGCGCGAACATCGTGTGCCCGGGCACCGTGAAGACGCAGGCGTGGCAGGCGCGCGTCGACAAGAACCCGCAGGTCTTCGAAGATCTGAAAAAGTGGTACCCGTTGCGCGACTTCGCGACGCCCGACGACATCGCCGACGCGGTGCTGTTTCTGGCCTCGCCGATGGCGCGTGTGATTACCGGCGTCGCGCTGCCGGTCGACGGCGGCCTGATGGCCGGCAACCGTTTGATGGCGGAAGAACTGACACTCGAGTCGCTCTGA